GATGGAATCTCCTGGATCAGATAGATATCATCGTTCAGACCCCGACGTCGGCGGGAAGCGAAGGATACAACGTCCTGATGCTGTTCTCAGAACTGGGCGTGATATTCTTGCTGTTCACCGTAGGGCTGGAGACCAGGGTCTCGGACCTTTTCAAGGTAGGTAAACCTGCGGTATTCGCGGCAATTCTGGGTATCGCCGTGCCTTTCGCACTCGGTTTTATATTCATGGGCATGACGGGAGGAGACACGATGTCTTCGCTGTTCATGGCCACCGCGCTGATAACTACCAGCGCGGGAGTGGCCGCTCACGTTCTGAAAAGCCTTAAAATGTCCAACACTACAGAGGGCAAGATAATACTTGGTGCCGCCGTGATATCCGAGATTGTAACATTGGTGATATTGGCTGTAATGTCGGGTGTCGCCAGAGGAGACAACTCCTCGTCGGGAGTCCTAGTGATAGTTTTTAAATCATTGCTTTTTGTAGTGCTGGCACTTGTTGTGTGCATATACGTGATGCCTAGGATACACGACTCGATAAACAATCACCGCGGACGGGAGCACCCAGACTGGACGATGCTTTTCGTAGGCATAGGTGTCTGTTTTGCATTGGCCATCGTTGCTGATACAATCGGCCTTTCAGTGATCATCGGAGCATACTTCGCGGGAATGATGTTCGCCGACAATGCCGAAGAATGGCATCTTATAAAGGAGATCGAACCCCTAAAGGAGTTTTTCATGACTTTCTTCTTCATAAGCGTAGGTATACGTGTTGTGCTGAGCGACCTTGCATCCCTTGAGGTGATTGCGTTCGCGATCGGCATATCGGCTATAGCCATACTTTCGAAGTATCTTGCATGTTCGATTGGCGCTAAGGCAGGCGACCGTTCCCTGGACCGCAGATCCATGAACATAATCGGCTGGGGCATGGTGCCGAAGGCGGAGGTCGTAATGGTCATAGCCACAATAGGGGTGATGTCCGGCGCGTTGGAGCCTGTAACGTTCTCGTGTGTGGTCATAATGGCTATCGCTGCAACTACGGTCTCCCACTTTATGGTGGAGAGAGGCTTCCGCAGGAAGTACGGGGACGTAGGGGCCGATACTTCGGTACAGGTGTGATTCCGATCATCAATTGATGCATCACTCGGGTGAAGGTGAACGGACCAATGAGGCCTTACACTTAAGATAAAAAGTACCATATCAGGGCGCGAGCTCATTGCTGAATGTCTCGATCCATATCGAAATATTCACGTACGATTCAGAATCCGAATCTTCAGATCATCGATATACTTCATGGGAACTGCCCGAGCGGTTTCAAGCTTCGGAAGCATCCGCCTTCAGCTTCAGCATATATGCCGACACTCCGCCAACCACGCAGAACAGCATCCCCGCAACCCACGTCCAGACATAACCGTCGAATCCGTAGTATCTGAGTCCGAACACCTCGAAAACCACGAAACCTGAAAGTATCGCACTGCCTAGGACAGGGCCGATCGAACCGCCGATCAGACGGAACATCGTGTTCATTCCCGATGCGATGCCGAAGTCCTCCGCCGGACTCGTCTCCACCACTACGTTTATCATGGAGACCATGGCCAATGCGTTTCCGATGCCTGCGACGCACATTGATAGCACGACGGTCCAAAGTTCCGGGGGGAACGCGGTCAGCAAGACTATCAGCATCAGGTCCCCGACGCCGAACAGGAACATACCTGCGGCCAGAACTTTCACGGAATTGCCGGGCTTCCTGCACCATTTTCCAGCCATAGGGCCGAATATCAGGCCCATGACGGCCATGGGCATCATTATCAGGCCGATATCGAACGTGTCATCGATGCCGAATCCGCCGTACATCCCCGGTCCCGCGAGGAAATACGGCAATGTCTGGAACAGCATGAACATGGATATCCCGAAAAGGAACGCGGTCACATGGGCGCCTGCGCCTTTCCCGGTGAGCAGGCCGAGTTTCATAAGCGGTTCCGCCGCCCTGCGTTCCCAAAATATGAACGACGTAAGGGAGATGATGAAGAATGCAAGGCATGAAATCACGACGGGACTCGAAGGGCCCTGTTCCTCCAAGGCCGTAAGGGCGATCAGCAAAGATAGTATGCAGACGGACAGCATGCCCGCTCCGACATAATCGACCTTCCTCCCCTTTACGAATATTCCCGCGTCATGTACCTTGAAGTAGAATATCGGAATGAGTATGAGGAACAGCGGCGCCGTGATGTAATAGCAATACTGCCAATCGAACTGCGAAACTATCCATCCGCCTCCCAGCAGTCCGATGGACACTCCGATGGAGAACATGGCGCTGACGATGCCGATCGACATGGGCACCATTTCCTTGGGGAACGTGTCCCTGATTATCCCATAGAATATGGGGAACATGGTGAGCCCGATCCCCTGCATCGCACGGAAGGCGATGAGGCAGATGAAATTGCCGTAGGTAAGCGCACAGCCCATCAGTCCGACGGTGTATATGACCAGGGTGACGATCAGCATCTTCCTTTTTCCGTAAAGGTCTGCCAGTTTTCCGACGATGGGGTTCAGCACCGCGCCGACAAGAAGATAGATGGACAGGATCCAGGGCACCCACCCGGCGTAGTCCGGAAAGCTCAAAGATATGTGCTGAAGGGCCGGGACAAGCATGATATCGATGAACATGACCATCAGCGCCACGAACGCCATCAGGATCAATGTGGTCCTGCAACCCTTCATATCCTCGCCCTTGAAATCCATTAACGGCCCCGTCTTTAAACGAGTCGCCTGTCTTTATTAATATCTGCCTGGAAGCGCATCGTCTCCTTCCGTCACGGTGCTTGCATCCCATCGAACGGTACGTCGCAATTATAGACTATGACCATCATCCCCGCCGCATGTCCTTCAGGTACGGCGGGTTGAGAGACTCTATAATCGCCTCTATAAAGAAAAACACCGAGGGAAAGGACATAGGTGTAGCCTTTTCCGGCGGGCTCGATTCGGGATTGGCCGCCGCGGTCGCCAAGGAATATGCCAGATCGGTCACTCTGTACACTTGCGGAACGGATACTTCTTACGACGTTATTATGGCCAGGGACCTATCGGAAAAGATAGGCCTCCCCTGGGTCCACGCATCGATATCCAAAGACAACGTAGAATCCAACATACGTGAACTGATAGCCGCGACCGGGACCCGGGACCCGTTCACCATCTCATACGAGCTGCAGCTGTTCTGCGTGTGCAAGGCATCCGGAGAGGACAGCATCCTGACGGGCCAGGGTGCGGACGAGTACTTCATGGGATGTGCCAAATTCGTTGGATGTCCATATGCCGATTACGAAATCTTCAGGAAAGACAGCGTGAAAAGGCTCCTGGACGTATCCATTCCCTGCGAGAAGGCCATAGCGGCCCATTTCGGACAGAGCATAGCATATCCATATCTCGACGAGGCGGTGATCGCGGAGATCGGGAAGATAGATCCCGCAGAACTCAGGCCGAAGGATATGGACTCCAGGAAGGCCGTCCTCAGGGAAGTAGCCATAGATCTGGGACATCCGGTCATAGCGGAAAGGAAGAAGAAATCCTCCCAATACGGCTCTGGTACTACGGACATCGTGCGCGCCCTTGCCAAGGAGAAGGGCATGATGTACAATCAGTACATAGCGTCCCTATACGACGAGGTAACAGGAAACGGAATCTGAATTTCAGATGAAGATCTTTTTCTGAAATAGCCAGAAACGGAATTTCAGATCCGTATGATGCTACCGTAGGCTCGGCGACGATCAAGAATGCGGCGATTCGGCTCGCAATATAACAATACTAAACTTAGGAAAGAGTCCCGAGGTACATGGATAGATCGAAATAGAATTCCTCCGAGCAAGGTATCCCTTAGATACATCATATCAAGGGTTTCTAGGTTACACGAACCTGAGCAAAACATGGGTTTCCGTATCAGAATAGGCGTATGGTTGAAATTCTCGAAGCACCATCAGAGAGGATGCGAGAGTATGGAACCAATTTATTTCGTCAAGTCGGACGCGGATATCCTGTTGCGGAACATAGGTTACCGGCAGGTGTCCCGATGGTATTCTGATGCTTTCGGTAAAGTTCACGATAAGATTGCCCCCTATGATCCTGGTTCTGTTCTCACAGACGGCCGCCCTCGCGGAATCTTTCCTGATTTTTAGGGGCAGATAAGGGAAAAATATCTCCCCGATCGCGGAGGGTAGCCCGTATGACATTAACGATGTTGCTCTGTGATGTGATGTCATTGCCCCTATTGCAGTATGCATTCGTCGCCATCGTGTTGTCATATGCCCCGTTCGCCATTTACCAAATGTACCTCATGATCATCAGCCTATACGGCAACGATGCCAAGGATGCGGAAAGGAAACCCGTATTGGAAAATGCCAACAATGTAATCGTCACCATAACCACCAACGGCATGGCCACGGACGTGGTAGAGAAGATAATATCCAACATCAGAAGCTATGAGCTGGGTCTGGAGATTTTTGTCATCAAGGAGCATAGGGACGGATTCGCATACAGCTGCAGGGAGATCACGGTTCCCAAGGATTACACATGTCCGAACGGTTCCAGGAACAAGATGCGGGCGATGCAGTACGGCAACGAATGGCTCCGCCGGGAGGGATATGGCAGGGAGACCTACATATGCCATCTGGACGACGACAGCATGGTGGACAAGCCCTATCTGGAGTTTGTGATGCACCGCATGACCGCCGAAGGAGGGCAGGGGTGCATAAGGCTCAGGGAGTTCGGAAGGCATCTCTTCTCGTCCCTTTCGGACATTGTCAGGGTGGCCAACTGCGAGGCCTGGTGCAGGCATTACAACAGGGGGAACAAGCTTTTGAAGGATCGGGACAATAACGGAACCTGCCCCTATGGATCCGGATTCCGATATATTGTGAGGTGGCCGTAGTTCTGATGACTCGCCGAGAAGGGGACGGTTATCGGAGACCATGAAAAACAGATGATACAAGAGCTGCGTGGACATGGAAAAGAGGTAGCCATGGGCAGCATCGGAAGTGATATCGCAATCGAGGCCGCCGATATAGCTCTTATGGGCGATGACATATCCCGTATGCCGTATCTGAAGTGTCTGTCCGATTCCATGTCGAGGACGAAGGCGAACATCGCGGCGTCAATGTGCATCAACGCTGTGGCGGCGGCTATGTCAATTTGAGAGAAGGCCATAGCGGCCCATTTCGGAAAAGATATAGTATATCTGTATCTCGACGAGTCTGTTACAACAGAGATAGGTAAGATGGATCCCGCAGAACTGAGGCCGAAGGACATGGACTCCAGGACGGCCGTCCCCAGGGAAGTAGCTATAGACTTTGGATATCCAGTCATAGCAGAAATAAAGAAGAAATCCTCACAGTACGGCTCGGGGACGACGGACATCGTTCGCGCACTCGCCAAGGAGAAGGGCATGACGTACAACTGTAATCGCGTCCGTCTATGAGGGTGCGGCGAGGGGGACGTCGTCCGCGAGTAAAGGGCAAATATGTAAGATAGAGAGTTTTGACGGGCCTCGGCCGACAAACAATTATCTAAAGAGATGGCCCTGAACATCCTTCAACATGGAACTGGATATCGAAGCCGTCAGGAAGATTCTGAGTGACGAACTCGAACTGTTCAACGAGTGCGCGGGCCGTCACCCCGATATGTATAATGAAAAAGCAGCTTACTTCAGATCCTTTACTTCCGACAAAATCAGAGAGATGTCCGTTGATGAATTCAGGGCGTATCTGCTTCGCTTCGGATCATTCATCAGAGAGGACGATCTAGACAACGCCCTGATCTACACGGACCTGAGTGTCTTTCGAGAGTATTATGCGGGACTGTATGATAATAGCATCAACGAAGAGACCTGGAACGGTTTCGTGAATAATAAAATGGTGTCCATGTCAAGAGCCAGCGAGCCCTTGTATTATCTGGACAACGTGAATTATATTTACTGCAATTCAAGCATTAAGAGAGGCTTGGCCGCCATCAGCGGCAATGTCTGCAGTAGCTCCGATGACTGGAATGAGTATCTCAGGATACTGCGCATCTGCAAGTCCATGGTCAATATAATGGGGGATGTAGGGTACGAAAGGCCCGATATGACTGTACTGTCAAAATTTCTTGCTTTCTATCAGGCGAAGAAAGGGCTGTTTAAACCAAAAAAGAACAGTGGCGGCATAGACCTCTCGGTGAAGACGGCGATGTATGGATCAATGAAGGACATGGTGTCCCAGTTCGCAAGAGATTTGGACCTCGTGAGCAGACGCCCTGACAACGTCAGGATTCAAAATGATTTCAGGTCGAAGTACGAAGTTTTCTCAAGACTGATGTCCGATGATGAAATACTAGATATGATTTCGGAAGATGATTCCGGGCTCGGACAGTTGAGAAACGAAATTTCTTCGATGAACAGAAGTTATCGTGAATTCAAGGCTGAATGTAAAATCACGCCACCCGGGAGGAAAGAAGCCCTTTCCAGTTATCTGGACAAGATCATGTCAGATGTGGATCCTGACATAGTGCTCGATGAGGAACAGCGCGCCGCCGTATTGGCCGAAGATGATTATTGTCTTCTCATCGCAGGGGCCGGCTCGGGTAAGACGACCACAATGGCTGCGAAGGTGAAATACCTGGTGGAACGCTGCAACATCGACCCCAAGGATATCCTGATAACATCCTTCACAAACAAGGCCGTGGACGAACTGAAACAAACAGTCAACGTAAAGATGCGCATAAATGCCAATGTGTTCACGTTCCACGCGTTTGCATTCCAAATTCTAAGAGAGGATATGGAAGTTACGCCCAAGGTCGAGAGCAAAGGAGGAAAGATATTGTCCGACATCCTTGGTAATTTTGTTTTCAAGGACAGCGAGTTGCTTAGAAAACTCATGCTGTTTTTCAGTTATTACATGAATATTCCGGAAGAAGCTCTGAAGTGTAAGAATCTTGACGAATATCACGAGCTGAAGACAAAACAGGAATTCGAGACCCTTAAGAGCGGAATGAAGGAATATGTCTCTGCGATCGAATACAGATGTTCGAAGAACAAGGAGACGCTTATGGGGGAGTACGTAAACTCGGCCCAGGAGGTTGCCATAGCGAACTTCCTTTATCTAAACGGAATCGATTATGAGTACGAGAAGACATACCCGCACAACATCCCTGGGGCCAGAAAACTATACACTCCGGATTTTTTCATCAAACAGGGAGATAATGAGGCTTACCTGGAACATTTTGGTCTTTCAGAAGACCTGAAGAATGATATGTATTCCGATAAGACGTTGGAGACATATATGGCCAGCATAGGCAACAAGAGATATATCCACGGAAAATACAAAACCAAACTGCTGGAGACATGGTCCCAATACAATGATAAGAGGCAATTGATCGACCATCTTTCGGAGCTGCTGGTGAACAACGGGTTCGTACTCAGCCCCCGCAACCCGGAGGACGTCTACAGGCGGATGAAGGAGGTTGGCAAGGAGAAATATCTTTTTCCTTTCAGCAAATTCATGTTCAGGTTCATAGAACTCTTCAAAACCTCCAACTTCAAACTGGAAGACTTTGAAGCGTTGAAGGGACGCACGGACAATTATCGTACTCTGCTCTTCCTCGATCTGGCAAAGGAAGTATACGCCCAGTATCAGGATATTCTGGAAAGCGGGAACAAGGTCGATTTCAATGATATGATCAATCTGGCCTACGAAGATCTGAAAGAGAAAGAGTCAAAAGGCATCAAGTTGCCGTACAAGTACATCATAATCGATGAGTTCCAAGATATCGCCAAACAGAGGTTCGATTTCATAAGACAGCTTTCGAAAGTCTCCGATGCGAAAATAATCGCAGTCGGCGACGACTGGCAGTCGATTTACGCCTTTGCAGGGTCTAAACTCGACATATTCACCAAGTTTTTGGACCTAATGGGCGGGGGCAGAAGGATGAACATAACCCACACGTACCGTAACTCCCAGGAGCTTATCGATGTCGCAGGTGCGTTCGTACAGAAAAACATCAATCAGATTCCTAAGTCCCTCATTTCCCAGAAGCACGTGGAAGATCCTGTAGTACTGCGTGCGTTCGACGACAGCAATTCATATATGGTAAATCTTGCCGATGTAGTGACGGAGACCGTCGGAGACATCGTCGATGAATTCGGGGAGCAATCATCAATTTTGATCATAGGGCGCTATAATTACGATGCGTTCAAATTGGCAAACACCAAAAAATTCACAAAAATGGATGACGGTGGCGGCATTTCGTGCGAAAAGTATCCGAATGCCAACATTACTTTCCTCACTGCGCATAAATCCAAGGGGCTAAGCTTCGACAATGTGATAATACTAAATCTCTCGGAAGATCAATACGGTTTCCCCTGTCAGATAGAGGATGACCCTATAATGAGGTTGCTCATTCCTCCCGAGAGTGAAATAGAGTATGCCGAAGAGAGACGTCTGTTCTATGTTGCGCTCACTCGTACTAGAAACCGCGCGTTCCTGACGGTACCTCTGAAAAGACCATCTAAATTCATCGTCGAGATGATACATGATGGATATCTCGAGTGCCCCGAAGGAATGAATCTAAACCGTGCGGAAAAAACACGTTCCTATTGTCCGTTATGCGGTTTTCCACTCAAGTATCAAAGGAATAAGAATTATGGATTGCAGCTGTATATTTGTACAAATGAGCCCGAGCTCTGCGATTTCATGACCAATGACAAAGACCATCCGTACGACATCAAGAAGTGTCTGGATTGCGACGGATATCTTATTGTGAAAGAAAAACACAGCCTGTTCTACGGATGTACCAATTACAGGGAAGACGGTAAAGGTTGCAACCATACGGAAATGATCATCTGACGCACGATGAGGCCAGAGATCATATTATTCGCATGGCGGAGGAAAACGGGCGCCGTGAAACCATTCTCATATGTAGAAATAATAGGAGTTCAGAAGATAGTCCTCCTGATACTTCCGCGCCAGCGTATGCAGTATGTTCTTGACCGACTTCAGTTCCGCTCTTCCCGATATGAAGGCATTCAGCGTGTCGTGGAAGCGTTTCTTCTCGGAATCCGTCGCTTTATCGTTCAAATATCCCCATACATGCTGCGCCGCGTTGACGGCGTTGTTCACTCCGATCGGCGTAACCAGGGACCCCTCAATTAAATGGTACATCTCCAGTGCGTGATAAGACGTCTTGTCCTGCAGCAGTTTCCGGATCGCGTGATATTTATCGGGCGCCCTCTCCATAACGGAGTACTTGTAGCGCGCCCATTCGGCCTCAAGCGCCTTGATGCCCCTGTCGGAGACGCAGTTGATGCATTTCAGCGCAGACATATTCTTGTCCTTTACTTCGAGCATGATGTCCGTGCCGGTACCGGACACCTCACGGTAGTAATCGAGGAACTCGTCGATCCTTATGGATCCGGAATGCGCGCCCGGCCTCTTGTCGGGATTCTGCTGGGAATAATGGACCTTCTGCGGGCCGTCCTCCATGGTCCAAGTCTCCCGGCACTTCTCGATCCAGTCCACGTCCCTGCATGATGCGTCTGCAGGATTAACGGCATTGTGCAGGTTGTCGTACACCGCCGGCATCCCCGTCGCAGATGCGGTCTCGATCACGTCCTCGATATTGAACAGCTTGTCGTCGTTCTCCAGCACCAGCCGTTTCTTGACCTCGGCATCTAGAAGTTTGTATCTGGACACGAAACGTTCTTTGGCACGCCCCTTGTCGCCGTAGACGCCTCCGAGATGCAGTATCATCTTGTGCTCGGGCCCTAGTCCCAGGCCGTCAAGGACCTTCGCGTGGTAGTCCAGGTCCCGCGAGGCCCGGTCGGCTACCGATTCGTCCGTCGAATTGAGAACGGTGTACTGCCCGGGGTGCATCGACACCCGCATACCCGACCTGCGTATTTCTCCGCCGATGGATTCCAGCTTATCGGAATAATGATTTTGCCACGGCAGCTTTTCCGCCAGGCTCGAGCCGAAAGGTATCAGGTCCGAAGATATGCGGAACATCCCGATGCCGTTCCTTGCGTTGTATGTAATAAGTCTTTCGAGGGCATCGAGGTTGCTGCCGATGAGGGAGAGAAGCAGCTCTTCGTTTGCATTTTTCATGATGCAGTTCTTCATGCCGCTTCCCGGCACGCCCAGGGCGAGGCATGCATATCCGATGCTCATACGCCGTCCCTTCCGCGCCTCAGGTACATAACGGGGTATAGTCCCGTTCAGAATAATATGTTTCTTTGTTGATTCGGTGACTTACGATGATTTCGGGACGACCGGGAATCTGATGATGGTTTTGAGTCTATCTTCTTCCACCCTGTTCGGGTCGGAGAGATATATTTCATGATAGGGGCCGTTCACGGCGTACTCTTTTTCCTCGATGTATTCCATCAGCTTTCCGATGGATCCGCCGACGGAGCCGTAGCTTCCCGTGTGCAGCGTCTGCACAGACGGACCTTCCTCGGATTCAAAAAGATACGCCGCATCCAGGTCCAGCCCCGGCTTCTTTTTCTTAATGGATTCCTTTATCGCTTCGAAGAACTTTTTGTCTACGAACTCGGGCTGGCGGATCGCCATCTTCCATACCCAGGTATTATTGTCATCAATGCAGAAAGGCATATCGCGTGTTCCGTACAGGCCCTCGGGCGGCATCACGGTGTATTCATAATATCCCTCAGGCTGGGCTCCGTGCATTCTGCTCATCTTGATCCCGTATGCCAGATTGAAAAGGATCCCCATCATCTTCTGGATGCTCTCTCCGTTCAGCGGTCCGTTGCCGTCCACGGCTATGAACTTCATCGACGGGACGGTCACTTCGAAGATGCCTGCCTTGGGAGAGTACAGATCTTTGCGCTCCTTCTTGAAATCTCTTTTCATATCGAGGTCCCCTTTTCGCATCGTTTTATAGTATTAAAGATACTGATAATTCACAAAAAGACGACCGCGGAGCCGTCCAGAATCGAACATATGATTGTTCTCAGATCGGTAGAAATCCTAACAGGTTTGCAATATGGGATATGTGCATCAGCTTGTCCGGACTCGGAGAGGAAACGGAAGGAATCTCATTTTTAACGGATGAGAAGGGTGCAATAATGTCAGAAATCTTCTTCGAGAGACGATTAAGGAACCATATCATGCACGATTAAACGAAATCATAGTTCTGGACAGCTCCTGAAAACCCCCGAGATACATCATTTGGGAATCAGAAATATATCGGTACAGATATCTTTGTCACGGCTCGGATATGGTGCACTTCGTCGACGCTAAGACACTTTTGAACGCCCGCGGAGGGATGAACATATATCGCGGGTGCACCCACGGCTGTATCTATTGCGATTCGCGCAGCAGGTGCTACCGGTTCACGCATCCATTCGAGGACGTGGAGGTGAAGCGGAACGCCCCCGAGCTTCTCGAGAAAACATTATCGTCCAAGCGGAGGAAGTGCATGATAGGCACGGGCTCCATGAGCGACCCCTATATGCAATGCGAGGAGGACCTGCGGCTGACCCAGAGCTGTCTGGAGATCATAGAGGGCCACGGTTTCGGTGCGACACTCATAACGAAATCGGACCTGGTGCTCCGCGACATCGACCTTCTGGAGAGCATCAACCGCAAGGCTAGGTGCGTCGTACAGATGACTCTAACCACATACGACGAAGAGATGTGCCGCATATTGGAGCCGAACGTCTGCGGCACGGAAAGACGCTACGAGGTCCTGAAGGGGCTGCGGGACCGGAAAATTCCCACCGTGGTGTGGCTCACGCCCGTGCTTCCGTTCATAAACGATACGTGGGAGAACATATCCGGAATACTCGGCTACTGCGAGGAAGCCCGCGTGAGCGGGGTGATATGCTTCGACATGGGGATGACGCTCAGAGATGGGGACAGAGAGTACTATTACGCGGCCCTCGACGATCGTTTCCCGGGTCTGAAGGAGAAGTACATCCGGACGTACGCGGATTCATACATCGTCCGTTCACCGAACGCCGATAGTCTGATGAGGATGTTCAGAAGCAGATGCATGGAGAATGGCATCATATCCGACCCGGACGCATGTTTCGAGTTCATCCGCCGTTTTCCGGAGAAGAACAGGCAGACCACGCTCGATATCTGATATGGTGGCCATATCTTTCACATCATTTCACCCAGGGGCCCGAATCCTTTCGATGTCCCTGTAGTCCGTCTCCTAAAGGCAAATCATAAAGCCCGCCATCTGCATCGACCGTAACCATGAGGCCCGAAAGCGACATGCGGCAGGAAACCGTCGGCGACCGCTACGGATTCGATAAATTAAGAGAGGCCAACGCCGGATTCGGCCGCGGAGAGATCGGTGTCAAGGAGTACAAGGGCATCTCGGGAAGATACGGCAGCTACGCGCAGAAGGGCAGGGAGAAGCACATGGTGCGCCTCCGCCTTGCGGGAGGAGATGTATCAAAGGAGAAGCTGAGGTCCATCGCCGACGTCATATCCAGATACGACGTTGAGATGGTACACGTGACCACATGCCAAGCGATCCAGTTACACGGCCTCTCCGGAGAGCAGGCCTGCGGCCTGGCCGAAGAGGCTTGCGCCAACGGCATCATCACTATCGGCGGAGGAGGCGACTATCCTCGCAACGTGACGGCTTCGCCGCTTTCCGGCGTGGAGAAAGGCGAGTCGTTCGATGTACTTCCTTATGCGAAGGAGGCGGAGAGGTATCTGCTGGGCATCGTAGATGACGTAAAGTTACCGCGCAAGCTGAAGGTTGGCTTCTCGAACTCCGTCGCCAACGAGACCCATGCCACGTTCAGGGACCTGGGTTTTATGGCCAAACCCAACGGGACGTTCGACGTCTACAGC
The DNA window shown above is from Methanomassiliicoccaceae archaeon and carries:
- a CDS encoding radical SAM protein encodes the protein MVHFVDAKTLLNARGGMNIYRGCTHGCIYCDSRSRCYRFTHPFEDVEVKRNAPELLEKTLSSKRRKCMIGTGSMSDPYMQCEEDLRLTQSCLEIIEGHGFGATLITKSDLVLRDIDLLESINRKARCVVQMTLTTYDEEMCRILEPNVCGTERRYEVLKGLRDRKIPTVVWLTPVLPFINDTWENISGILGYCEEARVSGVICFDMGMTLRDGDREYYYAALDDRFPGLKEKYIRTYADSYIVRSPNADSLMRMFRSRCMENGIISDPDACFEFIRRFPEKNRQTTLDI